In Piliocolobus tephrosceles isolate RC106 chromosome 12, ASM277652v3, whole genome shotgun sequence, one DNA window encodes the following:
- the IRS4 gene encoding insulin receptor substrate 4 produces the protein MASCSFTRDQATRRLRGAAAAAAAALAAVVSTPLPSSGTPTALIGTGSSCPGAMWLSTATGSRSDSESEEEDLPVGEEVCKRGYLRKQKHGHRRYFVLKLETADAPARLEYYENARKFRHSVRAAAAAAAAAASGAAIPRLIPPRRVITLYQCFSVSQRADARYRHLIALFTQDEYFAMVAENESEQESWYLLLSRLILESKRRRCGTLGAQPDGEPAALAAAAAAEPPFYKDVWQVIVKPRGLGHRKELSGVFRLCLTDEEVVFVRLNTEVASVVVQLLSIRRCGHSEQYFFLEVGRSTVIGPGELWMQVDDCVVAQNMHELFLEKMRALCADEYRARCRSYSISIGAHLLTLLSARRHLGLLPLEPGGWLRRSRFEQFCHLRAIGDGEDEMLFTRRFMTPSEPVPHSRRGRLHLPRGRRSRRASSVPASFFHRLAPSPARPPHPAEAPNNGACLSSEVSGSGSGNSGEEGNPQGKEDQEGSGGDYMPMNNWGSGNGRGSGGGQGSSGQGSSSHSSGGNQCSGEGQGSRGGQGSSGGQGSNGQGSGGNQCSGDGHGTAGGQGSGGGQRPGGGHGSGSGRGPGDGHGSGGGKNSGEGKGSGSGKGSDADGERGKSLKKRSYFGRLTQSKQQQMPPPPPPTPPPPSAGATGGKGKSGGRFRLYFCADGGATKERKEAKEVKDAEIPEGAARGPHRARAFDEDEDDPYVPMRPGVAAPLVSSSDYMPMAPQNVSASKKRHSRSPFEDSRGYMMMFPRVSPPPAPSPPKAPDTNKKDDSKDNDSESDYMFMAPGAGAIPKNPRNPQGGSSSKSWSSYFSLPNAFQSSPLGQSDNSEYVPMLPGKFLGRGLDKEVSYNWGSKDAASKPSGEGSFSKPGDGGSPSKPWDDGAPKNKAKRPNRLSFITKGYKIKQTPQKPTHEQREADSSSDYVNIDFTKRESNTPAPSTQGLPGSWDIIADPRQSAFSNYVNVEFGVPFPNPANDFSHLFRAIPRANPLSLDSARWPLPPLPLSATGSNANEEEGDYIEVIFNSAMTPVMPLADSAIRYDAETGRIYVVDPFSECCMDISLSPSRCSEPPPVARLLQGEEQERRRPQSRSQSFFAAARAAVSAFPTDSLERDLSPSSAPAVTSAAEQTLAVSQVVAAASALAAAPGIGAAAAAAGFDSASARWFQPVANAADTEAVRGAQDVAGGSNPGAHNPSANLARGENQAGGAAAAAAAPEPPPRSRRVPRPPEREDSDDDDDTYVRMNFTRPDNQFDSPKRGR, from the exons ATGGCGAGTTGCTCCTTCACTCGCGACCAAGCGACAAGAAGACTAAGAGGtgcagcagcggcagcagcggCAGCTCTAGCAGCAGTGGTGTCCACCCCGCTTCCTTCCTCGGGAACCCCGACCGCACTCATTGGGACCGGGTCGTCTTGTCCGGGAGCCATGTGGCTCTCCACGGCCACTGGCTCCCGGTCAGACTCCGAGTCCGAGGAGGAGGACCTCCCCGTCGGGGAGGAAGTCTGCAAACGCGGCTACCTGCGGAAACAGAAGCATGGGCACAGGCGCTACTTCGTGCTCAAACTCGAGACTGCTGACGCCCCAGCTCGCCTGGAATACTACGAAAATGCCAGGAAGTTCCGGCACAGTGTCCGCGCCGCGGCGGCTGCAGCAGCGGCGGCTGCCTCTGGCGCCGCGATCCCCCGGCTCATTCCACCGCGGCGCGTGATCACCCTATACCAGTGCTTTTCCGTGAGCCAGCGAGCAGATGCAAGGTACCGACACCTCATTGCCCTTTTCACCCAGGACGAGTACTTCGCGATGGTGGCCGAGAATGAGTCGGAGCAGGAAAGCTGGTACTTGCTGCTCAGCCGCCTCATCCTCGAGAGCAAGCGCCGCCGCTGCGGCACGCTCGGCGCGCAGCCGGACGGAGAGCCGGCCGCGctggcggcggcagcggcggcggagCCACCCTTCTATAAAGATGTGTGGCAGGTAATAGTCAAACCCAGGGGGCTGGGGCACAGAAAAGAGCTGAGCGGCGTGTTCCGGCTGTGTCTAACCGACGAGGAGGTTGTGTTTGTGAGGCTGAACACCGAAGTGGCCAGCGTGGTCGTCCAGCTCCTGAGCATCCGTCGCTGTGGACACTCGGAGCAGTATTTCTTCTTGGAAGTAGGCAGGTCCACCGTCATCGGTCCGGGAGAGCTCTGGATGCAGGTCGATGACTGTGTGGTTGCCCAAAACATGCATGAGCTGTTTTTGGAGAAGATGAGAGCCTTGTGTGCAGACGAATACAGAGCCCGCTGCCGCAGTTACAGCATCAGCATCGGCGCCCACCTGTTAACCCTGCTGTCCGCTAGGAGGCACCTGGGCTTGCTGCCGCTGGAGCCGGGAGGCTGGCTCAGAAGGTCCCGCTTTGAACAGTTTTGCCACCTCAGGGCCATCGGCGACGGGGAAGACGAGATGCTTTTCACCAGGCGCTTCATGACACCCAGCGAGCCTGTGCCGCACTCCAGGCGAGGAAGACTGCACCTGCCCAGAGGGCGCAGGTCAAGGAGAGCGAGTTCAGTGCCGGCCAGCTTTTTTCACCGCTTAGCACCCAGCCCAGCACGTCCCCCGCACCCTGCAGAAGCCCCGAACAATGGAGCTTGCTTGTCTTCTGAAGtgtctggctctggctctggcaACTCTGGGGAGGAAGGCAATCCCCAGGGCAAAGAAGATCAGGAAGGAAGCGGAGGCGACTACATGCCCATGAACAATTGGGGCTCGGGAAATGGCCGGGGCTCAGGAGGTGGCCAGGGCTCAAGTGGCCAAGGCTCCAGTAGCCATAGCTCGGGAGGAAACCAGTGCTCAGGCGAGGGACAGGGATCCCGAGGTGGTCAGGGCTCAAGTGGTGGCCAGGGCTCAAATGGCCAGGGCTCAGGAGGAAACCAGTGCTCTGGAGATGGCCACGGCACCGCAGGTGGGCAAGGTTCAGGTGGTGGCCAGAGACCTGGAGGTGGGCATGGCTCAGGTAGTGGCCGGGGACCTGGAGATGGCCATGGCTCAGGTGGTGGCAAGAACTCTGGAGAGGGCAAAGGCTCAGGAAGTGGGAAAGGATCCGATGCTGATGGTGAACGTGGAAAATCTCTGAAGAAGAGATCCTATTTTGGCAGATTAACTCAAAGCAAGCAACAGCAAatgccaccacctccaccacctacTCCTCCGCCCCCATCAGCTGGAGCAACTGGTGGAAAAGGGAAGTCTGGGGGAAGATTCCGACTTTATTTTTGTGCTGACGGAGGAGCCACAAAAGAGCGCAAAGaagccaaagaagtgaaagatgcAGAGATCCCAGAAGGTGCAGCTCGAGGTCCCCACAGAGCCAGAGCTTTTGATGAAGATGAGGATGACCCATACGTGCCAATGAGGCCAGGGGTGGCTGCCCCTCTTGTAAGCTCCAGTGATTATATGCCAATGGCTCCTCAAAATGTCTCTGCTTCAAAAAAGCGCCACTCTCGATCCCCTTTTGAAGATTCAAGAGGGTACATGATGATGTTTCCCAGAGTGAGCCCACCACCTGCTCCCAGTCCTCCAAAAGCACCTGATACTAATAAAAAAGATGACTCAAAGGACAATGACAGTGAGAGTGACTACATGTTTATGGCTCCTGGAGCCGGTGCAATTCCAAAAAACCCCAGAAATCCTCAGGGTGGCTCTTCCTCCAAAAGTTGGAGCTCCTACTTCTCTCTACCAAACGCTTTTCAGAGCTCACCTTTGGGACAGAGTGACAACAGTGAGTATGTGCCAATGTTACCTGGAAAGTTCCTGGGGAGGGGCCTAGACAAAGAAGTCTCCTATAACTGGGGCTCCAAAGATGCAGCTTCAAAGCCTTCAGGTGAGGGATCATTCTCAAAGCCTGGAGATGGGGGATCACCTTCAAAGCCCTGGGATGATGGGGCCCCAAAGAATAAGGCTAAGAGACCTAACCGACTTTCTTTTATTAcaaaaggatataaaatcaaGCAAACACCACAAAAGCCCACACATGAACAGAGAGAAGCTGACAGCTCTAGCGACTACGTCAACATCGACTTCACTAAAAGAGAGAGCAATACACCAGCTCCCTCTACTCAAGGACTACCAGGTTCGTGGGACATAATTGCTGACCCCAGACAGTCAGccttttctaattatgtgaatgTTGAGTTTGGAGTACCATTTCCAAATCCAGCAAACGACTTCTCCCATCTTTTCAGAGCTATACCACGTGCCAACCCCTTATCTCTGGACAGTGCTAGGTGGCcacttcctccccttcccctcagtGCTACAGGTAGCAATGCTAATGAGGAAGAGGGTGACTACATTGAAGTAATTTTCAACTCAGCAATGACACCAGTCATGCCTCTCGCTGACAGTGCCATTCGCTACGATGCTGAAACAGGTCGAATCTATGTGGTCGACCCATTTTCTGAGTGCTGTATGGATATTTCTCTCTCCCCCAGCCGATGTTCTGAACCACCACCTGTAGCTAGGCTGCTGCAGGGGGAAGAGCAGGAGAGAAGACGCCCACAAAGCCGTTCTCAAAGTTTCTTTGCAGCAGCCAGAGCCGCTGTCTCTGCTTTTCCAACAGACAGCCTCGAGAGAGACCTTTCCCCATCCTCAGCCCCGGCTGTTACTTCGGCTGCAGAGCAGACTTTAGCCGTCAGCCAAGTTGTAGCTGCGGCCTCCGCGCTCGCCGCAGCCCCGGGCATCGGCGCAGCAGCCGCCGCTGCTGGATTTGACTCCGCCTCTGCCCGCTGGTTTCAACCTGTTGCTAATGCTGCTGATACCGAAGCAGTAAGGGGAGCCCAAGACGTTGCCGGTGGCTCGAACCC CGGAGCCCACAACCCATCTGCAAACCTTGCCAGAGGTGAGAACCAGGCTGGCGGGGCTGCCGCTGCAGCTGCCGCTCCGGAACCACCACCTCGCAGTCGCCGGGTGCCAAGACCCCCGGAGAGAGAAGATTCTGACGACGACGACGACACTTACGTGAGAATGAATTTTACCAGACCTGATAACCAGTTCGACTCTCCCAAAAGAGGTCGgtaa